CGCCCGTGCCGCCGCCGCACAGGGTTGCAAGGAAGCGTTGTTCACGTTGGGTGATCGGCCGGAGGAGCGCTGGCCGCAGGCGCGGGAGTGGCTGGAGGCCCGCGGTTACTCCTCGACGCTGGACTACGTGCGGGCCAGTGCGATCGCGGTGTTGGAGGAGACCGGGCTGCTGCCCCACCTCAACCCGGGTGTGTTGAGCTGGGAGGAGTTGCAGCGGCTGCGTCCGGTGGCGGCCAGCATGGGGATGATGCTGGAGACCACCGCGGAGCGGTTGTGGTCGGAAAAGGGTGGCCCGCACTACGGGAGTCCGGACAAGGAGCCGGCGGTCCGGCTGCGGGTCTTGACCGACGCCGGCCGGGTGAACGTCCCCTTCACGACCGGGATCCTGATCGGGATCGGGGAGACGATCACCGAGCGCGCCGAGTCGTTGTTGGCCATGCGGGCGGTGGCCAAGCAGTACGGGCACATCCAGGAAGTGATCATCCAGAACTTCCGCGCGAAGCCGGACACCGCGATGCGCGGGATGCCGGACGCCGACCTGCACGAACTGGCCGCCACCATCGCGGTGGCGCGGTTGGTGATGCCGTCGTCGACGAGTGTGCAGGCGCCGCCGAACCTGGTGGGCGAGGAGTTCGGCCTGATGCTGCGCGCCGGCATCGACGACTGGGGCGGCGTCTCGCCGGTGACCCCCGACCACGTCAACCCCGAACGGCCGTGGCCACACCTCGATGTGTTGGACGCTCGCACAAAAGCCGCTGGGTACGCTTTGCGCGAGCGTCTGGCGGTTTACCCCCGGTACGTCCGGGCGGCGGCGGGCCAGTGGATCGACACCCGCCTCACCGGGCACGTGCAGGCGCTGGCCCTGTCGGACGGCCTGGCCGACCCGGACGCGCCGGTGGTGGGCCGGGAGTGGCAGGAGCCGGACGGTGGCCTGGACACCTACGGGCGCGCGGACCTGAACACCGCGATCGACACCGAGGGCCGCACGGGCGACCGGCGCGGGGACTTCGACTCCGTCTACGGCGACTGGTCCTCGCTCACCGTCCCCAAGGCCGTGGAGCGCCTGCCCGAGGACACCGCGCGAGCCCTGAAGATCGCCGCCGACGACCCGGCGAAGCTGCTGGAGGACACGGCGGCGGCGATGGCGCTGCTCACCGCCGACGGCGAGGCCCTGGAGACCATGACGCGACTGGCCGACGACCTGCGCCGCGACGTCGTGGGCGACGACGTGACCTACGTGGTGAACCGGAACATCAACTTCTCCAACGTGTGTTACGTGGGGTGCCGGTTCTGCGCGTTCGCGCAGCGGGAGCGGGACGCCGACGCGTTCCGGTTGAGCGTGGACGAGGTGGCCGACCGGGCGCAGGAGGCGTGGGACGCCGGGGCGACCGAGGTGTGCATGCAGGGCGGGATCGACCCGAAGCTGCCGGTCACCTACTACGCCGACATCGTGCGGGCGATCAAGGCGCGGGTGCCGGGGATGCACGTGCACGCGTTCAGCCCGATGGAGATCGTCTCGGCGGCCGCCAAGGCCGGGGTGAGCGTGCGGGAGTGGCTGACCGAGCTGGCCGCGGCCGGCCTGGACACCATCCCCGGCACCGCCGCGGAGATCCTGGACGACGACGTCCGCTGGGTGCTGACCAAGGGCAAGCTGCCCACCGAGACGTGGCTGGAGGTCGTGGCCACCGCGCACGAGGTCGGCATCCGGTCCTCCTCGACCATGATGTACGGGCACGTGGACCACCCCGGCCACTGGCTGGGCCACTTCCGCACCCTCGCGGCGCTGCAGGACCGCACCGGCGGGCTGACCGAGTTCGTCGGACTCCCGTTCGTGCACCGCAACGCCCCCATCTACCTCGCCGGCGTCGCCCGCCCCGGCCCCACCCGCCGCGACAACCGGGCCGTGCACGCCTTCGCCCGACTGGCCCTGCACGGCCGCATCGACAACACCCAGTGCTCCTGGGTGAAGCTCGGCGACGAGGGCACCGCCGAGGTGCTGCGCGGCGGCGCCAACGACCTGGGCGGAACGCTGATGGAGGAGACCATCAGCCGCATGGCCGGGTCCGAGCACGGGTCGTCCCGTACCGTCGAACAGCTGCACGCCACTGCGGCATTGGCAGGACGCCCGGCACGGCAGCGCACTACGACGTATGGCCGAGTGGAGGGTGTGAGGTAACCCCCACGGGCGAGCGGGTGAGCGGGGATGGCTAGTCTGCCGTCCGGTCGCGTTTTACCCGAACTCAACACGCGGAGCACCACAGCTTCGATAGGTTCGCGGCCGTCCGTCAACAAGGTTCACCCGTACGTGGGGTGACGCGTTGCGAGGAGGCTCGGCAGTGCGCGGTCGCTGTGCAGCACTGGGTCTGGTCGTGGGCACGGTGTCGACGCTGGTCACCACGGGTGTGGCGACGGCGGGGACGACCGCGGTCGCGGCGGCCCCGGTGTCGATGAACGCGCCCGTCGGTATCGCCGCGGTGGCGTTCGGCGTGGTCGGCCTGGTGACGGGCCTGGTCCGGCGCCGGCGCGCGGCGGTGCAGCGCGCCCAGACGGGGCCGAACGCCCTGGTCGAGCCCGTGCAGCCGGTGGACGCGCCGGTGACCCTGCCGACGACCGCCCTCGCCGCGCCGACCCCGGCCCTGGACGCGGCCAAGAGCTGACTCCCGGCGGGCTACGGCCGGCGGTGGGCGGACTGAGCCGTCCGGAGCAGTGCGCGGCCGGGTGCCCGCCCGCTTCCCCGGCCGTGGGGCGCGCCTGGGAGAATCGCGCTGTGTCTGCTGCGAACACCGCTGAGAGCCAGGCCACTCCGGTGAGCCGCCCCCGCGTCCTGTCCGGCATCCAGCCGACGGCCGGGTCGTTCCACCTCGGCAACTACCTCGGCGCGATCCGCCAGTGGGTGGCGCTGCAGGAGACGCACGACGCCTTCTACTGCGTGGTCGACCTGCACGCCATCACGGTGGAGCAGGACCCGAAGGTGCTCCGGCAGAACACGCGCACCTCCGCCGCCCAACTCCTGGCCCTCGGCATCGACCCGGACACGGCCACGCTGTTCGTCCAGAGCCACGTCCCCGAGCACGCCCAGCTCGGCTGGGTCCTCCAGTGCCTCACCGGGTTCGGCGAGGCCAGTCGGATGACGCAGTTCAAGGACAAGTCCGCCCGCCAGGAGACCCAGGTCGGCGTCGGCCTGTTCACCTACCCGATCCTCCAGGCCGCGGACATCCTGCTCTACAACGCCCACCACGTCCCGGTCGGCGAGGACCAGCGGCAGCACCTCGAACTCACCCGGGACCTCGCCCAGCGGTTCAACACCCGCTACGGCAAGACGTTCCGGCTGCCCGAGGCGTACATCGTCAAGGACACCGCCAAGATCTACGACCTCCAGGACCCGACCGCGAAGATGAGCAAGTCCGTCCCCACGGGCGTGGTCGAGCTGCTGGAGGACGTCAAGCGGTCCGCGAAGAAGATCCGGTCCGCCGTCACCGACACCGGGCGGGAGATCGCGTACGACCCGGAGAACAAGCCCGGGGTCAGCAACCTGCTGGTCATCTACTCGGCGTTGTCCGGGCGGACGATCGACGAGCTGGTCGCCGACTACGCGGGCAAGGGGTACGGGGACCTGAAGAAGGACCTCGGCGAGGTGTTCAGCGAGTTCGTGACGCCGGTGCAGGAGAAGGTCACGACGTACCTGTCCGACCCGGCCGAGCTGGACAAGGTGCTGGCCAAGGGTGCGGAACGGGCGCGCGAGGTGGCTTCGAAGACCCTCGCGCGGGCGTACGACAAGGTGGGCTTCCTGCCGAGTGGCGCGTGATCACCGCAACCCCTAGCGTTCCGTAGCGTGGCGGAAGAGTCCAAGCTCGACAGGCTGCGCCGCGAGCGCCCGTGGCTCGATCACCTGGTCCGCGCGGGCGAGCGCTACTCCAAGCAGTACGGCACGCACTACGCCGCCGCGGTGACCTACTTCAGCGTGCTGTCGCTGGTCCCGATGCTGATGATCGGCTTCGCCATCGCCGGTTTCGTGCTGTCCTCGCAACCCCAGCTGCTGGACGAGCTGCGGGGCAGCATCGCCGAGAACGTCCCGGGCGCGCTGGGCGAGACGATCAACGACGTCGTCAAGCAGGCCATCGACTCCAAGGGCACGGTCGGCGTCTTCGGCCTGCTCGGCGCGGCCTACTCCGGGCTCGGCTGGATGAGCAACCTCCGCGACGCCCTCACCGCCCAGTGGGGGCACGCCAAGGAGGACATGCCGTTCCTCAAGACCGCCCTCAAGGACCTGCTGGCGCTGGTCAGCCTCGGGGTCGCGCTGGTCGTGTCGTTCGGCCTCACCGCCGCGGGCAGCGGGTTCGCCGAGCTGGTGCTGGAGTTCGTGGGCCTGCACGGCGTGTGGTGGGCCGAGGCGCTGCTGAAGGTCGGCACGATCGTGCTCGCGCTGGCCGCGAACTGGCTGGTGTTCCTGTGGGTGCTGGCGAAGCTGCCGCGCAAGCCGGTCGGCTGGCGCAGCGCGCTCAAGGGCGCCGCCGCCGCGGCGATCGGGTTCGAGGTGCTCAAGCAGGTCGGGACGATCTACCTGTCCACCGTCACGTCCTCGCCCGCCGGCGTCGCGTTCGGCCCGATCATCGGTGTGCTGGTGTTCGCGAACCTGGTGGCCCAGTTCCTGCTGTTCATCACCGCGTGGACCGCGACCGCGCGGGAGAACCTGCTGAAGGACCTGCCCGCACCGCCGCCACCCGCCGTCATCCGACCCGTGGTGGAGGTCACGAAGACCCCCAGCGCCCGCGCCGCCGCCGGACTGATCGGCGCGGGGCTGGTGGCCGGCCTGCTGCTCAGAAGGCGCTGATCACTGCCAGAAGACGGCGAGTGCGACGTTCACCACGACAAGCCCGACGAGGGTCTGCGGCAGCCACGACGGCGCCTTCGGCTTGTTCAGGTTCGCCGCCGCCAGACCGCCGATCACGACCAGGACCAGCAGCTTGATGCCCAGCTTGACGTGGTTGTACTCCTTGTCGGTCAGCGGGGCGAGCGCGTAGAGCGCCACGCCGGTGACCAGCTGGAGCCCCACGCCGTGCAGCCAGCCCTTGTTCAGCGGCGCGTCCTTGCCCGCCCGGTTCTGGACGAAGAACATCGCGACGAGCATTGCCATGCCCAGCAGGTGCAGGAACACCAGCAACAGGCGCACGAACTCCACGGCGGAGCCTCCAGGTGTGTGGTGGGTTACTTGCGAAGCGTGCGGGAGGCCCGCACCCCGCGCACGCCCAGCACGCCGATGACCGTGCCGAACGCGAGCGACGCGACGATGAGCACCAGGTGCACGGTGAAGAACGCGGTCGGGCCGCCGTCCCACGAACGGGGGTCCTTCCAGATGGCGCGCAGGAAGTTCGGCCAGATCACCCAGGACCACACCCCGAAGGCCACCAGGAACAGCGACATGCCACGGGAGAGCTTCACGGATGCAGTATCGGCCGTGGCGGGTGCACGTCACTCAACCGGGGTGGCTAGCCTGGTCGGGTGCGTTCCCCCGCGTCACGACGGCCTGTAGCCACGGCCCTGGCTGCCTGCACGCTGTTGGCCACCGCTGTGTTCGGTGCGTCGTCGGCCCAGGCCCAGCCCGCCCCGTGCGACAACCGGGTGTCACCGCCGCCTGCGGTGGACACGTCCGAACAGGTGCCCCCGGGCACCCAACCGCCGCGCCCGCTGGAGGTGCCGGAGAACCCGGTCGGCGGCGAGCGGCTGGGCGAGTGCGGCCTCGTGCTGCCCTCGAACGCCCAGAAGCTCCCGGACGACATCAGCGCCCGCACGTGGCTGGTGGCCGACATGGACTCGGGCGCCGTCCTGGCCGCCTACGACCCGCACGGCCGCCAACGGCCCGCGTCGGTCATCAAGGTGCTGCTGGCGATGGTGGTGGCCAAGGAGCTGTCCCCGGACGCCACGGTCGCCGCGACCCAGGAGGACGCCGACCAGGAGTGCACGTGCGTCGGCCTGCGGGTGGGCAC
This DNA window, taken from Saccharothrix variisporea, encodes the following:
- a CDS encoding bifunctional FO biosynthesis protein CofGH translates to MRRALRRAADGAVLDVTEASVLLHARGEDLDALLEAAGRVRDAHLLAEGRPGVVTYSRNAFIPLTRLCRDRCHYCTFATVPHKLPAAFLERDEVLEIARAAAAQGCKEALFTLGDRPEERWPQAREWLEARGYSSTLDYVRASAIAVLEETGLLPHLNPGVLSWEELQRLRPVAASMGMMLETTAERLWSEKGGPHYGSPDKEPAVRLRVLTDAGRVNVPFTTGILIGIGETITERAESLLAMRAVAKQYGHIQEVIIQNFRAKPDTAMRGMPDADLHELAATIAVARLVMPSSTSVQAPPNLVGEEFGLMLRAGIDDWGGVSPVTPDHVNPERPWPHLDVLDARTKAAGYALRERLAVYPRYVRAAAGQWIDTRLTGHVQALALSDGLADPDAPVVGREWQEPDGGLDTYGRADLNTAIDTEGRTGDRRGDFDSVYGDWSSLTVPKAVERLPEDTARALKIAADDPAKLLEDTAAAMALLTADGEALETMTRLADDLRRDVVGDDVTYVVNRNINFSNVCYVGCRFCAFAQRERDADAFRLSVDEVADRAQEAWDAGATEVCMQGGIDPKLPVTYYADIVRAIKARVPGMHVHAFSPMEIVSAAAKAGVSVREWLTELAAAGLDTIPGTAAEILDDDVRWVLTKGKLPTETWLEVVATAHEVGIRSSSTMMYGHVDHPGHWLGHFRTLAALQDRTGGLTEFVGLPFVHRNAPIYLAGVARPGPTRRDNRAVHAFARLALHGRIDNTQCSWVKLGDEGTAEVLRGGANDLGGTLMEETISRMAGSEHGSSRTVEQLHATAALAGRPARQRTTTYGRVEGVR
- the trpS gene encoding tryptophan--tRNA ligase — its product is MSAANTAESQATPVSRPRVLSGIQPTAGSFHLGNYLGAIRQWVALQETHDAFYCVVDLHAITVEQDPKVLRQNTRTSAAQLLALGIDPDTATLFVQSHVPEHAQLGWVLQCLTGFGEASRMTQFKDKSARQETQVGVGLFTYPILQAADILLYNAHHVPVGEDQRQHLELTRDLAQRFNTRYGKTFRLPEAYIVKDTAKIYDLQDPTAKMSKSVPTGVVELLEDVKRSAKKIRSAVTDTGREIAYDPENKPGVSNLLVIYSALSGRTIDELVADYAGKGYGDLKKDLGEVFSEFVTPVQEKVTTYLSDPAELDKVLAKGAERAREVASKTLARAYDKVGFLPSGA
- the yhjD gene encoding inner membrane protein YhjD; the encoded protein is MAEESKLDRLRRERPWLDHLVRAGERYSKQYGTHYAAAVTYFSVLSLVPMLMIGFAIAGFVLSSQPQLLDELRGSIAENVPGALGETINDVVKQAIDSKGTVGVFGLLGAAYSGLGWMSNLRDALTAQWGHAKEDMPFLKTALKDLLALVSLGVALVVSFGLTAAGSGFAELVLEFVGLHGVWWAEALLKVGTIVLALAANWLVFLWVLAKLPRKPVGWRSALKGAAAAAIGFEVLKQVGTIYLSTVTSSPAGVAFGPIIGVLVFANLVAQFLLFITAWTATARENLLKDLPAPPPPAVIRPVVEVTKTPSARAAAGLIGAGLVAGLLLRRR
- a CDS encoding SCO4848 family membrane protein; amino-acid sequence: MKLSRGMSLFLVAFGVWSWVIWPNFLRAIWKDPRSWDGGPTAFFTVHLVLIVASLAFGTVIGVLGVRGVRASRTLRK